The Pan paniscus chromosome 15, NHGRI_mPanPan1-v2.0_pri, whole genome shotgun sequence genome includes a window with the following:
- the LOC100984553 gene encoding cytochrome c oxidase subunit 8C, mitochondrial, translating to MPLLRGRCPARRHYRRLALLGLQPAPRFAHSGPPRQRPLSAAEMAVGLVVFFTTFLTPAAYVLGNLKQFRRN from the exons ATGCCTCTCCTGCGTGGGCGCTGTCCTGCCCGCCGCCACTACCGCCGCTTGGCCCTGCTCGGCCTGCAGCCCGCTCCCCGCTTCGCCCACTCGGGGCCCCCGCGCCAGCGGCCCCTGTCTGCCGCG GAAATGGCTGTTGGACTTGTGGTGTTTTTTACGACCTTCTTAACACCAGCTGCATATGTGCTAGGCAACCTGAAGCAGTTCAGAAGGAATTAG